A single Methanolobus sp. ZRKC5 DNA region contains:
- the cobD gene encoding threonine-phosphate decarboxylase CobD gives MTEQRSSLPVKKYLLSLEPCAHGGLIRKSSQRYGIPESDILDASANLNPFGTPFEQADSELDLQDLLNTGLEKLEQYPDNRYMEYRTAAADFVGMGITHENIIPGNGSTEIIRLVAECVISEGDIVLIPTPTFSEYEMQCKVMGAQIEYVAQEDIFHLDDNLLDEAKILFVCNPNNPTGKLLLKEQIEELADICAAHKTILFVDEAFIELADPEQSVAYLVEENDYLFIQRSLTKAFAIPGIRMGFGIASKKFAGVLNNARLSWNMGCIADTVATALLSMEGGANSKYLIESRAFIRKEYEFLMEKFSRRGFKPFESSVNYIFVDISDLAMSSSELSERMASHGVLIRDCNSFQNIGPSFIRIAIRKREENELIASTIRQVIYEWGREQAKIQLEENIKAAAAECGRRGSNTDCDYYPCHFEGQDCTFCFCPFYPCEDNRTGGNWIESSSGGQVWSCLKCTIVHQEKVVDELLSVFTVDGLNKESTEKAWKEVMENNL, from the coding sequence GTGACAGAACAAAGATCATCTCTCCCGGTAAAGAAATATCTTCTAAGTCTTGAGCCATGTGCGCATGGCGGACTGATCCGAAAAAGTTCCCAGAGATATGGGATACCTGAGTCAGATATATTGGATGCAAGTGCAAATTTGAATCCTTTTGGAACCCCGTTTGAACAGGCTGATTCGGAACTTGACCTACAGGATCTTCTTAATACCGGACTTGAAAAATTAGAACAGTATCCTGATAACCGTTATATGGAATACAGGACAGCAGCAGCTGATTTTGTTGGTATGGGGATAACACATGAGAACATAATTCCAGGCAATGGTTCAACTGAGATCATCAGGCTGGTTGCTGAATGTGTAATAAGTGAAGGGGATATTGTACTGATTCCCACGCCCACATTCAGTGAATATGAGATGCAGTGCAAGGTTATGGGGGCACAAATAGAATACGTTGCTCAGGAAGATATCTTCCATCTTGACGATAACCTGCTTGATGAAGCTAAAATTCTCTTTGTGTGCAATCCCAATAACCCTACAGGAAAACTACTATTAAAAGAGCAAATAGAAGAACTTGCAGATATATGTGCAGCTCATAAGACCATTCTCTTTGTAGATGAAGCATTCATAGAACTTGCAGATCCTGAGCAGAGTGTTGCATATCTTGTTGAGGAAAATGATTATCTTTTTATCCAGCGCTCCCTCACAAAGGCTTTTGCTATTCCTGGTATCCGGATGGGTTTTGGTATAGCTTCAAAGAAATTTGCCGGTGTACTTAACAATGCCAGGCTTTCCTGGAATATGGGATGTATTGCAGATACTGTTGCAACTGCCCTTTTGAGTATGGAAGGGGGAGCAAACAGCAAGTACCTGATAGAATCCAGGGCTTTTATAAGAAAGGAATATGAATTCCTCATGGAAAAATTCTCACGTCGGGGTTTTAAGCCATTTGAAAGCAGTGTGAACTATATTTTCGTGGACATATCCGATCTTGCCATGAGTTCATCTGAGCTTTCAGAACGTATGGCCTCCCATGGTGTGTTGATACGTGATTGTAATTCATTCCAGAACATAGGTCCTAGTTTCATTCGAATAGCTATACGTAAAAGAGAAGAAAATGAACTTATCGCATCTACTATTCGTCAGGTAATATATGAATGGGGCCGGGAACAGGCAAAAATCCAACTTGAAGAAAATATAAAAGCAGCAGCAGCAGAATGTGGCCGTCGGGGTAGCAATACAGACTGTGATTATTATCCCTGCCATTTTGAAGGACAGGACTGCACATTCTGCTTCTGTCCGTTCTATCCGTGTGAGGACAATCGCACCGGGGGCAACTGGATTGAGAGTTCCAGTGGTGGACAGGTATGGAGCTGTCTTAAATGCACTATAGTTCATCAGGAAAAAGTTGTTGATGAACTGTTATCTGTGTTCACAGTAGATGGACTCAATAAAGAAAGCACTGAGAAGGCCTGGAAGGAAGTAATGGAGAATAACTTATGA
- a CDS encoding aminotransferase class I/II-fold pyridoxal phosphate-dependent enzyme, which yields MQVKNHGVRVHESAEKYNLSESDILDFSSNTNLLGTPFDFQGSELDQKQIVFASIIRSEQYPDNRYLELRTAAAGFLGHGINFENIVPGNGSCELLRLLIGSVVNEDDMVIVPSPSSGQYCHIAEIFGARVHSFTSKELLALPKMTLERAKIVILENPNDPTGELTSRDSLVMFAEKCAEHNTLLIVDESSIELADPDMSVADITLDNDHLFVIRSVSNIVGMPGMRLAYGIGSCSMSGVLNSARLSWNIGAVEEAIGIAFLNMEGGTNCKYLHDSRALIKKEREYISKRFFDIYGFDPVESSANYVLVDVNDLFVDSVRLTEGLASHGIMIRECGDFFDGSKRYVRISVRPKEEFEKLIRTLDDVFAKLSREDAKEKLEETIEHGGATAAGRGSCEYYPCHFMGQDCTFCFCPFYPCQEEKTGGKCIESTTGGRVWSCEHCTLLHRPKVAKMVLDALMADGDTDENIRRAWKEIIEPLL from the coding sequence TTGCAAGTTAAAAATCATGGTGTAAGGGTTCATGAATCAGCTGAAAAATATAACCTGTCTGAATCAGATATTCTTGATTTTAGTTCAAACACCAATCTTTTGGGCACACCGTTTGATTTTCAGGGAAGTGAACTTGACCAGAAGCAGATAGTCTTTGCTTCTATTATAAGATCAGAACAGTATCCGGATAACAGATATCTGGAATTAAGAACTGCAGCTGCTGGTTTTCTCGGTCATGGCATCAATTTTGAAAATATAGTTCCTGGAAATGGCTCATGCGAGCTTCTACGTCTGTTGATAGGGTCTGTTGTAAATGAAGACGATATGGTAATAGTTCCATCTCCTTCATCCGGACAGTATTGTCATATAGCTGAGATCTTCGGTGCTCGTGTACATTCATTTACGTCAAAGGAATTACTGGCCCTTCCAAAAATGACATTGGAAAGGGCAAAGATAGTTATTCTTGAGAACCCGAACGATCCTACCGGGGAACTTACATCAAGAGATTCATTGGTGATGTTTGCAGAGAAGTGTGCTGAACATAACACTTTGCTTATAGTTGATGAGTCATCCATTGAACTTGCTGACCCTGATATGAGTGTTGCTGACATTACGCTAGATAATGATCATCTTTTTGTTATAAGGTCAGTATCAAATATTGTTGGTATGCCTGGTATGAGGCTAGCATATGGGATTGGTTCGTGTTCCATGTCCGGTGTGCTTAATTCTGCCCGGCTGTCATGGAATATAGGTGCGGTAGAAGAGGCCATTGGAATTGCATTTCTGAATATGGAAGGTGGCACTAATTGTAAATACCTGCATGATTCCAGGGCTCTGATCAAAAAAGAAAGAGAATATATCAGCAAACGTTTTTTTGACATATATGGTTTCGATCCTGTTGAAAGTAGTGCCAATTACGTGCTTGTGGATGTGAATGACCTTTTTGTGGATTCTGTAAGGCTTACAGAAGGCCTTGCATCTCATGGAATAATGATTCGTGAATGCGGTGATTTTTTTGATGGATCCAAAAGATATGTCAGGATATCTGTTCGCCCCAAGGAAGAATTCGAGAAGCTTATACGTACCCTTGATGATGTATTTGCTAAACTTAGCAGGGAAGATGCCAAGGAAAAACTTGAGGAAACCATTGAACATGGTGGTGCAACTGCTGCAGGGCGCGGTTCCTGTGAATACTATCCCTGTCATTTTATGGGCCAGGATTGTACGTTCTGCTTCTGTCCTTTTTATCCATGTCAGGAAGAGAAGACAGGTGGTAAATGTATAGAAAGTACCACCGGCGGACGGGTATGGAGTTGTGAACATTGTACTTTATTGCATAGACCAAAAGTCGCCAAAATGGTGCTTGATGCACTTATGGCTGACGGAGACACCGATGAGAACATAAGGAGGGCATGGAAGGAAATAATTGAGCCTCTGCTCTGA
- a CDS encoding TIGR00266 family protein produces the protein MADEIDYNIIGDDMQLVEIELDTNEAVRAEAGAMMYMGPGIKMETSTGGGLLKGLKRAVTGESFFITNFIHEGSGKGYVAFGAPYPGKIIPLDLGKTGGSFLCQKDSFLCAANGVDIEIALTKKIGAGLFGGEGFILQRLKGDGLAFVHAGGTIVEKDLAAGETIRVDTGCITAFAESVKYDIQMAGGFKNALFGGEGLVLASLTGPGKVYLQSLPFSRLADRIVAASKYQGGSGRDESTGVAGIGGGALGAILGGDRSF, from the coding sequence ATGGCAGATGAAATAGATTACAATATAATTGGCGACGACATGCAGCTTGTAGAAATAGAACTTGATACAAATGAAGCTGTAAGAGCAGAAGCAGGTGCAATGATGTATATGGGACCTGGGATCAAAATGGAAACATCCACAGGTGGCGGCTTACTCAAGGGCCTTAAACGCGCAGTGACCGGTGAGAGTTTCTTTATCACAAATTTTATCCATGAAGGTTCAGGAAAAGGATATGTTGCATTTGGAGCACCATATCCTGGAAAAATAATACCACTCGACCTTGGAAAAACAGGAGGTAGCTTCCTGTGTCAGAAAGATTCATTCCTCTGTGCAGCAAATGGTGTGGACATTGAAATCGCACTGACCAAAAAAATAGGAGCCGGACTATTTGGAGGAGAAGGTTTCATTCTTCAGAGACTTAAAGGTGATGGACTTGCTTTTGTACATGCAGGTGGAACCATTGTTGAAAAAGATCTTGCTGCCGGGGAAACGATCAGGGTTGACACCGGATGCATAACTGCCTTTGCCGAAAGTGTAAAATATGACATACAAATGGCAGGTGGGTTCAAGAATGCGCTCTTTGGAGGAGAAGGACTTGTGCTTGCAAGCCTGACAGGACCTGGAAAAGTATACCTTCAGAGTCTTCCGTTCTCACGCCTTGCAGACAGAATCGTTGCAGCATCAAAATACCAGGGTGGCAGTGGAAGAGATGAATCAACCGGAGTGGCCGGAATTGGCGGCGGTGCACTTGGAGCTATTCTAGGCGGAGACCGCTCCTTTTAA
- a CDS encoding metallophosphoesterase encodes MRLFAIADPHGNYSKIEELLDQSGDIDVVLIAGDITNFGPDEKALELLDLFKPPILAVPGNCDHESIIKVIEDSRATNLHNKAVKIDGVKFVGMGGSNPTPFCTPFEIEECDFETNLNSLMNETEKTDEPVVILTHVPPYGILDDVGDTHVGCKALSAFLDTADLIVCGHIHEARGIKKSGKTTIVNPGMAALGFAALIDINVENPEHNINIQLIEAHREDI; translated from the coding sequence ATGAGACTATTTGCTATTGCAGATCCGCATGGCAATTATTCTAAAATAGAAGAGTTGCTTGACCAGTCTGGAGATATTGATGTTGTTCTTATTGCAGGAGACATAACAAATTTCGGGCCGGATGAAAAGGCACTGGAACTTCTGGACTTGTTTAAGCCACCAATACTTGCAGTTCCGGGAAACTGCGACCATGAATCTATTATAAAAGTGATCGAAGATTCCAGGGCTACTAACCTCCATAATAAAGCTGTAAAAATAGATGGAGTTAAATTTGTAGGCATGGGTGGGTCCAATCCCACACCATTCTGCACCCCGTTTGAGATAGAAGAGTGTGATTTTGAGACTAATCTCAATAGTCTGATGAATGAAACTGAAAAAACAGATGAACCAGTGGTCATTCTCACACATGTGCCACCATATGGAATCCTTGACGATGTCGGAGATACGCATGTAGGCTGCAAGGCTCTGAGTGCTTTTCTTGATACAGCTGACCTTATTGTATGCGGACATATCCATGAAGCCAGAGGTATAAAAAAATCAGGCAAAACAACTATCGTAAATCCAGGAATGGCTGCATTGGGTTTCGCAGCCCTGATAGATATTAATGTGGAAAATCCAGAACATAATATAAATATACAGCTTATAGAAGCCCATCGAGAAGATATTTAA
- a CDS encoding tRNA (guanine(10)-N(2))-dimethyltransferase, with product MKVRSVKEGNTEILVPIPAEGANFAPSAAPVFYNPVMEMNRDISVAATSAFVKRMEPDPEKVITYVDALSASGIRGLRISNELGVHTTLNDWSEEACALIQQNIDNLEIDHNTVASHKNANVLLHEKHFNIVDLDPFGTPGPFLAAAARSVVNLLEVTATDTAPLCGAHLNSGIRKYAAIPFNNEYHSEMGVRMLLGKIARELSLHDKAMNPLLTHATRHYVRTYLEIKKGAKRADTMLQNMGFIAHCPQCGHRESIHGLAVPIKDNCSHCDGKNIIGGPMWLGKLHNPDFCNETITELETRNCGTKQFAIKMLELCRDELDIPMFYDQHLICKKVGVSASRIETVIQELQNRGFLASRTHFSGTSFKTDANISEIELIIADIR from the coding sequence ATGAAAGTAAGATCTGTAAAGGAAGGAAATACTGAGATCCTGGTTCCCATCCCTGCGGAAGGAGCGAATTTTGCACCATCTGCAGCCCCTGTATTTTATAATCCGGTCATGGAGATGAATCGTGATATCTCCGTAGCTGCAACATCTGCTTTTGTTAAGAGAATGGAACCTGACCCTGAAAAGGTCATCACTTATGTGGATGCTCTTTCAGCCTCTGGCATTCGTGGACTCAGGATCTCCAATGAGCTAGGTGTCCACACAACTCTCAATGACTGGAGTGAAGAAGCCTGTGCTCTTATACAGCAGAACATAGATAATCTGGAAATTGATCATAATACCGTTGCAAGCCATAAGAATGCGAATGTACTTCTTCATGAGAAACATTTTAATATAGTTGACCTTGATCCATTCGGCACTCCCGGGCCTTTCCTAGCTGCAGCTGCCCGCTCTGTAGTCAATCTGCTCGAAGTGACAGCAACAGATACTGCGCCTCTTTGTGGTGCCCATCTAAATTCAGGCATACGAAAATATGCTGCAATACCTTTTAATAACGAATACCACAGCGAAATGGGAGTTCGTATGCTACTTGGAAAAATAGCCAGGGAATTATCACTTCACGATAAAGCTATGAATCCACTTCTGACCCATGCTACAAGACATTACGTGCGCACATACCTTGAAATAAAAAAAGGTGCAAAGCGAGCTGATACAATGCTGCAGAACATGGGATTTATCGCACATTGTCCACAATGTGGACACCGGGAAAGCATTCATGGTCTTGCAGTTCCAATAAAGGATAACTGTAGCCATTGTGATGGAAAAAACATAATCGGTGGGCCTATGTGGCTTGGCAAATTACATAACCCGGATTTTTGCAATGAAACCATCACTGAACTGGAGACACGTAATTGTGGCACCAAACAGTTTGCTATCAAAATGCTTGAATTATGCAGAGATGAACTGGATATACCCATGTTCTATGACCAGCACCTGATATGTAAAAAAGTAGGAGTTTCCGCTTCACGGATCGAAACGGTCATACAAGAACTTCAAAATCGGGGATTTTTGGCTTCAAGGACACATTTTAGCGGTACATCCTTTAAAACGGATGCAAATATATCGGAAATTGAACTTATTATAGCTGATATCCGATAG
- a CDS encoding MarR family transcriptional regulator yields the protein MTKEYAEQLFLQEKPTLALLAIWSLQKTYASVITKEINSTFAHTTKILSKMEEHGLLQFTIEGRVKYVELTEHGYNVVNALKNLIMAIEGESPDSEEEKKGDEATAQDTESSENEKKLTLEHISRLHEQIVTTYDNLFNKNSEPQEMKMKIGPFSRDIQLLLNSIEENEDLIDDEGLDKLNEIQNIFDLVMKQ from the coding sequence ATGACAAAAGAATATGCTGAGCAGCTGTTTTTACAGGAGAAACCAACCCTTGCCCTTCTGGCTATATGGTCCCTTCAGAAAACGTACGCTTCAGTTATCACAAAAGAGATAAATTCAACTTTTGCCCACACAACCAAAATACTGTCAAAAATGGAAGAACACGGTCTCTTACAATTTACAATTGAAGGTCGTGTAAAATATGTGGAACTCACTGAACATGGGTACAACGTAGTTAATGCTCTTAAGAATCTGATAATGGCAATTGAAGGAGAATCACCAGATAGTGAAGAAGAGAAAAAGGGTGATGAGGCCACTGCACAGGACACAGAAAGCTCAGAGAATGAGAAAAAACTAACCCTGGAACACATTAGCAGGTTACACGAGCAAATAGTAACTACATATGATAATCTTTTCAATAAGAATTCAGAGCCTCAAGAAATGAAGATGAAAATTGGTCCTTTTAGCCGGGATATCCAGTTACTTTTAAATTCAATAGAAGAGAATGAAGACCTTATCGATGACGAAGGTCTGGATAAACTCAATGAGATACAGAATATCTTTGATCTGGTAATGAAGCAATAA
- a CDS encoding DUF2110 family protein: MVTVNLLLKIYGNRERALHSAEMFVGNELKELDASAEFSISEDNWLKVDISGEDSEFVSNYLVGKFGTPVTELTKNEVYSGVIHQIRETEIIVDVGTLVSIPKRNLTVLGVGTAKQIATRFGLIKRLPVKVEITDETANVGVFTKSQADLWWSWKKSSQDRVIANAVTRSELKAAVKRTGHARDIYGIERLGLMEHMITCRETSDGPGIVAAIGRFVKGELGVMKASN; the protein is encoded by the coding sequence ATGGTCACTGTAAATCTATTATTAAAAATCTATGGCAACCGTGAAAGAGCACTCCATTCAGCAGAAATGTTTGTAGGGAATGAATTAAAAGAGCTTGATGCTTCAGCAGAATTCTCAATATCGGAAGATAACTGGCTTAAGGTTGACATTAGCGGAGAGGACAGCGAATTCGTTTCCAATTACCTCGTTGGTAAATTTGGTACGCCTGTCACAGAACTTACAAAGAATGAAGTTTATTCCGGCGTCATACATCAGATACGGGAAACCGAAATAATCGTTGACGTAGGAACTCTTGTAAGCATCCCGAAAAGGAATCTCACGGTTCTTGGAGTTGGAACTGCAAAACAGATAGCAACTCGTTTTGGACTGATCAAACGTTTACCCGTAAAAGTAGAGATAACCGATGAAACAGCAAACGTGGGTGTTTTTACAAAATCACAGGCAGACCTTTGGTGGAGCTGGAAAAAATCAAGTCAGGACAGAGTGATTGCCAATGCAGTTACACGCTCTGAACTTAAAGCAGCCGTCAAAAGAACCGGTCACGCAAGAGATATCTATGGAATAGAACGACTGGGACTCATGGAACACATGATAACTTGCAGGGAAACGAGTGACGGACCTGGAATCGTTGCTGCCATTGGCAGATTTGTTAAAGGTGAACTTGGAGTTATGAAAGCATCAAATTAA
- a CDS encoding ArsR family transcriptional regulator has product MNNGDNTAIFSTDIGFIALNGSVKIKILDFLKGGCRSFDEIVQYTGKAKSTISVHLNDLKSQSLLEEAIDANDKRKKVYFLKCQYVACSQEPGIKNYCEMLGVIGSPDMNSFGCLKCLFHAVQYGFRAYGVNCDPIMRKIGNDVGASLARNFVSNETGQILDEMMAFWEEHDIGNFKVLSNDPIKIAVYNFFDCRSIPIEEKTLCSFAQGVFEGVFKEKLGIECVMQMLGNCDENCDSCHFQMILL; this is encoded by the coding sequence ATGAACAACGGAGATAACACTGCCATTTTTTCCACTGATATTGGGTTTATTGCTCTTAATGGTTCTGTAAAGATTAAAATACTTGACTTTCTCAAAGGTGGCTGTAGATCATTTGATGAAATAGTCCAGTACACAGGAAAAGCGAAGTCCACAATTTCCGTTCATCTCAACGACCTGAAATCCCAGAGTTTACTCGAAGAAGCTATCGATGCGAATGATAAAAGGAAGAAAGTCTACTTTTTGAAATGTCAGTACGTTGCATGTTCCCAGGAACCCGGGATAAAGAATTATTGTGAGATGCTTGGAGTTATAGGCTCTCCAGATATGAATTCCTTTGGTTGTCTGAAATGTTTGTTCCATGCTGTGCAGTATGGTTTCCGTGCCTACGGGGTAAATTGTGATCCCATCATGAGGAAAATAGGAAATGATGTAGGAGCCAGTCTTGCCAGAAATTTTGTTTCAAATGAAACGGGACAGATACTGGATGAAATGATGGCTTTCTGGGAAGAACACGACATTGGAAATTTCAAAGTACTGAGCAACGATCCCATTAAAATAGCTGTTTATAACTTTTTTGACTGCCGTTCAATCCCAATTGAAGAAAAGACCTTATGCTCTTTTGCACAAGGTGTTTTTGAAGGTGTTTTCAAAGAAAAACTGGGCATTGAATGTGTAATGCAAATGCTTGGCAATTGTGATGAAAATTGTGACTCCTGTCATTTCCAGATGATTCTGCTTTAA
- a CDS encoding class I SAM-dependent methyltransferase family protein — MMKVIRVPVKEAETVRLSIIEDGKLDPERKIKVIDAEERFLEIPVTDDIKGFETYQQENALFYNKWRSLKEILGGNITETELSMLPSGWQILGNIIIVTIDPSVDHLKERIAKSLIKMYPSCNTVVRDLGISGQFRLPEREILIGDNTETINKENGCLFKLDVTKVMFSKGNLHEKSLMSSIGTNETIVDMFAGIGYFTIPMAVHAKPARIIAIEINPQSCAYLRENIALNHVEDIVEARNGDCAKLTPKRIADRVLMGYVGTTHHYLEHGIKALKKSGGILHYHETTPESLIFSRPIERIEHAASKAGRNVEILDCRKIKKYSPGIWHVVVDARIS; from the coding sequence ATGATGAAAGTTATTCGTGTACCGGTAAAAGAAGCAGAAACCGTAAGGCTTAGTATAATAGAAGATGGTAAGCTTGACCCCGAAAGAAAGATAAAGGTAATTGATGCCGAAGAACGCTTCCTTGAGATACCTGTTACTGATGATATAAAGGGATTTGAAACGTACCAGCAGGAAAATGCTCTTTTCTACAACAAATGGCGTTCGCTTAAAGAAATACTTGGTGGAAACATTACGGAAACAGAACTGAGTATGTTGCCTTCGGGATGGCAGATCCTCGGTAACATAATTATTGTTACTATCGACCCATCTGTTGACCATTTAAAAGAAAGAATTGCAAAGTCATTGATCAAGATGTATCCATCATGCAATACTGTGGTACGTGACCTTGGAATAAGCGGACAGTTCAGACTTCCTGAAAGAGAGATACTTATTGGTGACAACACTGAAACCATCAATAAGGAAAATGGATGCTTATTCAAACTCGATGTTACAAAAGTGATGTTTTCAAAAGGAAACCTGCATGAGAAATCACTCATGAGCAGTATTGGGACTAATGAAACCATAGTTGATATGTTTGCAGGAATAGGATACTTTACCATTCCTATGGCAGTTCACGCAAAACCTGCAAGGATCATCGCCATTGAGATAAATCCGCAGTCCTGTGCGTACCTCCGGGAAAACATAGCCCTGAATCATGTGGAAGATATAGTTGAAGCAAGGAATGGTGATTGTGCCAAACTTACACCCAAGAGAATCGCTGACAGAGTACTTATGGGATATGTGGGAACCACACACCATTATCTTGAACATGGAATCAAAGCCCTGAAAAAAAGTGGTGGAATCCTGCATTACCATGAAACTACACCAGAAAGCCTGATATTTTCCAGACCAATTGAGCGCATTGAACATGCAGCATCAAAAGCCGGCAGAAATGTGGAAATACTGGATTGCAGGAAGATCAAAAAATATTCACCCGGCATCTGGCATGTAGTAGTAGATGCCCGGATAAGTTGA
- a CDS encoding DUF2124 domain-containing protein — translation MDIISTSKGIGGQLTEFRKLVKESQRITFIGTVGFCTPFAELMAFVLRGTGKDMVFLPNLQSDEARMIVSSSQGMQLGDITAPSADTVVLLGGLAMPKIGVEPEKMKELIDGLLQEAEKKLVIGVCFQSMFMDQKWPEVIDFDYIIDADLTNEVKKV, via the coding sequence ATGGATATAATAAGTACTTCAAAAGGTATCGGCGGCCAGCTTACGGAATTCAGGAAACTTGTGAAAGAATCCCAGCGGATCACTTTTATCGGTACTGTTGGTTTCTGCACACCGTTTGCGGAACTAATGGCATTTGTCCTCAGGGGCACAGGTAAAGATATGGTATTCCTTCCAAATCTGCAATCTGATGAAGCACGTATGATAGTTTCATCTTCCCAGGGAATGCAACTTGGAGACATAACAGCCCCTTCTGCAGACACTGTTGTCCTGCTTGGCGGGCTTGCAATGCCAAAGATAGGCGTTGAACCTGAAAAGATGAAAGAGCTTATAGATGGTCTATTGCAGGAAGCTGAAAAGAAACTTGTTATAGGTGTTTGTTTCCAGTCAATGTTTATGGATCAAAAATGGCCGGAAGTAATTGATTTTGACTACATCATAGATGCAGACCTTACAAATGAGGTCAAAAAAGTATAA
- the mch gene encoding methenyltetrahydromethanopterin cyclohydrolase codes for MISVNEKGLAIIDEMLDWEEELKVQSTELENGATIIDCGVNVEGGYDAGMYLSRLCLADLADISYTKFDLNGLPVPAIQVATDNPTIACMGSQYAGWRIAVGKYFGMGSGPARALGLKPKELYEEIGYKDDSEFAVLVMESSELPTEEVVEYIAKHCSVDTENIYIAVAPTASIAGCVQISARVVETGIHKLESIGFDINTIKSGFGVAPIAPVVGDDTKCMGSTNDCIIYCGETYYTVEYGDAEKLEEFVKKAPSTTSRDFGKPFYNTFKEAEFDFFKVDAGMFAPAKITVNDTKSKKSFTSGRINPGILLESFGVKEV; via the coding sequence GTGATAAGTGTTAACGAAAAGGGATTAGCGATAATCGATGAGATGCTTGACTGGGAAGAAGAATTAAAGGTCCAGTCCACAGAGCTTGAGAACGGTGCTACTATAATTGACTGTGGTGTGAATGTAGAAGGTGGATATGATGCAGGAATGTATCTGTCACGTCTTTGTCTTGCAGACCTTGCAGACATAAGCTACACCAAGTTTGATTTGAATGGTCTTCCAGTACCTGCTATTCAGGTAGCTACTGACAATCCAACCATTGCATGCATGGGGTCCCAGTATGCAGGCTGGAGAATTGCAGTCGGCAAGTATTTTGGAATGGGTTCAGGTCCTGCAAGGGCACTCGGACTTAAGCCAAAGGAACTGTACGAAGAGATAGGTTACAAGGATGATTCTGAATTTGCAGTCCTTGTTATGGAATCAAGTGAATTACCAACCGAAGAGGTTGTTGAATACATTGCAAAACATTGCAGTGTTGATACTGAGAACATTTACATTGCCGTTGCACCTACAGCTTCAATTGCAGGTTGCGTCCAGATCTCAGCACGTGTAGTCGAGACAGGTATTCACAAGCTTGAATCAATAGGATTTGACATCAACACGATCAAAAGCGGTTTCGGTGTTGCTCCAATTGCACCTGTTGTCGGTGACGACACAAAATGCATGGGCTCCACAAATGATTGTATTATCTACTGTGGTGAAACATACTACACAGTTGAGTACGGAGATGCAGAGAAATTAGAAGAGTTTGTCAAGAAGGCTCCATCCACAACCTCAAGGGACTTTGGTAAGCCATTCTACAACACATTCAAGGAAGCTGAATTTGACTTCTTCAAGGTTGATGCAGGTATGTTCGCACCAGCTAAAATAACAGTGAATGATACCAAGAGCAAGAAATCCTTTACAAGTGGAAGGATAAACCCTGGAATTCTCCTGGAATCATTTGGTGTAAAAGAAGTCTAA